AGCTCGGTGCGCGGCACCGCCGAACCCCAGTCGGGCAGGCTGCCGCCCGGCCAGGGCAGGTGCAGCGTCTGACCGAACCCGTGCGCGCGCAGCCCCTTCGAGACGGGATGGGCACGCAGCCAGTCCTCCAGGCCGAGCCGGACGAGCTCGTGGATCGCGCGCGGGGTCAGGCCGTCTCCGCAGGTCTTGTCGCGCGGGAAGAGCGCCGCATCGGTCAGCACGACGTCGACCCCGGCGCGTGCCAGCCAGGCCGCCGCCGCCGAGCCCGCGGGCCCGGCGCCCACGACGAGCACGTCAGCTGAGTGCGGAAGGGACGAGGTCATGCTGCTTATCTTCCCAGAACGCACCAGCGCTCGATCCAGAACCCTCACCATCGGCCGGATCGGCGCCTGATACCTTGTTGCAAGATATTTGCAACAAGCACCCGCTGCACCTCGGAAGGGCCCCACGTGCACGACCCCCTCGGTGTGCGTCGCCGTCGCCGGCGCGCCGCGATCTGGCTGGCCGCACTCACCGCGACCACCGCGATCACCATCGTCGTCGCGGTCGGGCTCGGCGCCGCGTACGTCACGCCGGCGACGGTCGCCCAGATCCTCGGGCACCATCTTCTCGGGCTCCCGGAGACCGGCTGGGAGGCGACCGCGGAGGCGATCGTGTGGAAGGTACGCCTCCCCCGCGTGCTCCTCGGCGGCCTGGTCGGAGCGGGCCTGGCCGTCACCGGCATGGCCCTGCAGGCGATGGTGCGCAACATGCTCGCCGACCCCTACCTGCTCGGGATCAACTCCGGCGCCTCCAGCGGCGCCGCCGCGGCGATCCTCTTCGGCGCGGGCACCGGCCTCGGGACGTACGCCCTGCCGGGCTCCGCGTTCCTCGGCGCTCTCGCCGCATCCTTCCTGGTCTTCGCCCTCGCGCGCAGCGGCGGCAGGGTCACCTCGTTGCGGCTGCTGCTCTCCGGCGTCGCGGTCGGCTACCTGCTCTACGGCCTCACCAGCTTCTTGATCTTCGCCTCCGGGTCGGCCGAGGGCGCGCGCTCGGTGATGTTCTGGCTGCTCGGCTCGCTCGGCCTGGCGCAGTGGGACGGCCTGCTCGCGGTCGTCGCCATCGGGGTGCTCGCCACCACCGTGCTGCTGACCCTGTGCGGGCGCGGCCTGGACGCACTCGCGATCGGCGACGAGACCGCCCACACCCTCGGCATCTCCCCCGACCGGTTCCGCACGCTGCTCCTGGTCATGGTGGCGTTGGCCGTCGGCCTCGTGGTCTCGGCCGCGGGCAGCATCGGGTTCGTCGGCCTCGTCGTGCCCCACCTCGCCCGCCGTGCCGTCGGCGCCGCCCACGTGGCCGCCGTCCCGGCGGCGGCGTTGATGGGCGCCATCCTGCTGATCTGGGCCGACGTGGTCGCCCGCGTCCTCCTCCAGCCGCAGGAGATCCCCATCGGGATCGTCACGGCGCTGCTCGGCGCCCCCTTCCTCATCGTCCTCATCCGGCGCTTCTCGGCGCGCGCCGCCTGACCTCGACCCCAAGGACCACCCCATGACCCGCCTCACGACCACCGCCGTGATCCGCCCTACCTTCATCCGCCGGGCCATCGCCCCGGCCGCCCTGCTGCTGGCCACGACCACGGCGTGCGGCACCGGCTCCGCAGCCGAGCACACCGGCGCCGAAGGGTTCCCGCTGACGACGAAGAACTGCGGGGCGGAAGTCACCATCGATGCCCCTCCGGAGCGCGTCGTGATGTTGAAGAGCTCGGCGGTGCCCTACCTGCACACCCTCGGCGTGATGGACCGCGTCGTCGCCCGCGCCGGCGACTATCCCGCCGACTACTACGACACCAAGACCCGGGCCGAGCTCGATGACATCCCGCTCCTCACCGACGAGATGGACACCAGCGGCCACCTGCAGATCTCCAAAGAGGTCGTCATCGGCGAGGAGCCCGATCTGGTGCTCGGCGAGGTCGACAACCTCTCCCGCGCCACCCTCGACGCCGTCGACATCGACCTCCTCGAGGAGCCCACGATGTGCCCCGACGGCGTCGACGACCCCGGCTTCGACGACGTCTACTCCCAGCTGGAGGCCTACGGCAAGGTCTTCGACAAGCAGGACGTGGCCGACAAGGCCATCGCTGACCTGCGCAAACGCGTCACCACACTCGAGAAGGAGCAGGTCGGCGAGGGGCGTACGGCCGCGGTGCTCTATCCGACCGTCGGAGGCGGCGTGACCTATGCCTACGGCACCAGGTCGATGGCCCACCCGCAGCTGGAGGCAGCCGGTTTCGACGACGTGTTCGCCGACGTCGACGAGCGGGTCTTCGAGGTCTCGACCGAAGACCTGCTCGAGCGCGACCCCGACGTGCTCATCCTGCTCCACAACGCCGGCGACCCGAAGGACGTCGAGAAGGCGATCACCCAGCTGCCCGGGGCCGAGGATCTCACCGCGGTCAGGAACGGCGACGTGATGGCGCAGCTGTTCAACTTCACCGAGCCGCCCTCGGCGCTCTCGGTCGACGGCCTGGAGCGGATCAACGACAGGTTCGGCCAATGATCGAGGCAGAGGGGCTCAGCTGGTCCTACGCCGCCACCCCGATCCTCGAGGACGTCGCCGTCGACTCCCAGGATGGCCGGGTGCTGGGCCTGATCGGCCCGAACGGGAGCGGCAAGACCACCCTGCTGCGGCTGCTCTACGGCGCCCTCCGCGGCCGCGGCACCGTCCGGATCGACGGCGACGATCTCCCGCGGCTGCCGGCCAAGGAGGTCGCCCGCCGCCTGGCGGTCGTCGTCCAGGAGTCCGGCACAGACACGACGCTGACCGCCGGCGAGATGGTCCTCCTGGGACGTACGCCGCATCTGTCCTCCTTCGCGAGGGCCGGTGAGCACGACCTGGAGATCGCCGCGGACTGCCTGGCGCGGGTCGGCGGCAGCCACCTGGGTCCGCGTTCGTTCGGCAGCCTCTCCGGTGGGGAGAGACAGCGGGTGCTCATCGCTCGGGCGCTGGCGCAGGAGGCGACCCATCTGCTCCTCGACGAGCCGACCAACCACCTCGACATCCGCTATCAGCACGAGATCCTGTCGCTGGTGCGCGCGCTGGGCACGACCTCGATCGTGGTGCTCCACGACCTCAACCTGGCGGCCCGCTACTGCGACGACCTGATCCTGCTCGACCAGCGCAAGGTCGCCGCCCGGGGCACCGTCGACGAGGTGCTCCGTGCCGAGATCCTCGAGCCGGTCTACGACATCGGCATCGAGCGGCTCGAGCTGCGCGGGGAGATCCACCTCCTCTTCCGCCCGGCGCCCCCGGATCAGATCTCGGGGTCGGCCTCGACCCTGGTCTCCGGCGCGGCCTCGTCCTCCGGGTCGACCCCGGGCAGGTGTGCCTCCCAGACCTCCACGTCCATCACGTAGAGCCGCAGCGACGCGTCACCACGCAGCTCTTGGGGCTCGAATGCCCGTGCCGTCCCGACCAAGCGACGAAACGCCACTTGGCAGCGCTTCTCGAGCTCGAAGTCGGGCACCTGGCGGGCCATCCCGGTGACGTAGGCGGCGCTCGCCCCGGAGCCGGGCGGCACCGAGGAGTCGAAGATGACCCCGGCGACCCGTGAGTCGCGCACGATGTTGCGGGAGTGCTGGGAGTCTGACGCCGAGACCCAGTAGAGGTCTCGGTAGCCGTCGTGGGAGAAGTA
The sequence above is drawn from the Nocardioides albertanoniae genome and encodes:
- a CDS encoding FecCD family ABC transporter permease; the protein is MHDPLGVRRRRRRAAIWLAALTATTAITIVVAVGLGAAYVTPATVAQILGHHLLGLPETGWEATAEAIVWKVRLPRVLLGGLVGAGLAVTGMALQAMVRNMLADPYLLGINSGASSGAAAAILFGAGTGLGTYALPGSAFLGALAASFLVFALARSGGRVTSLRLLLSGVAVGYLLYGLTSFLIFASGSAEGARSVMFWLLGSLGLAQWDGLLAVVAIGVLATTVLLTLCGRGLDALAIGDETAHTLGISPDRFRTLLLVMVALAVGLVVSAAGSIGFVGLVVPHLARRAVGAAHVAAVPAAALMGAILLIWADVVARVLLQPQEIPIGIVTALLGAPFLIVLIRRFSARAA
- a CDS encoding ABC transporter substrate-binding protein translates to MTRLTTTAVIRPTFIRRAIAPAALLLATTTACGTGSAAEHTGAEGFPLTTKNCGAEVTIDAPPERVVMLKSSAVPYLHTLGVMDRVVARAGDYPADYYDTKTRAELDDIPLLTDEMDTSGHLQISKEVVIGEEPDLVLGEVDNLSRATLDAVDIDLLEEPTMCPDGVDDPGFDDVYSQLEAYGKVFDKQDVADKAIADLRKRVTTLEKEQVGEGRTAAVLYPTVGGGVTYAYGTRSMAHPQLEAAGFDDVFADVDERVFEVSTEDLLERDPDVLILLHNAGDPKDVEKAITQLPGAEDLTAVRNGDVMAQLFNFTEPPSALSVDGLERINDRFGQ
- a CDS encoding ABC transporter ATP-binding protein encodes the protein MIEAEGLSWSYAATPILEDVAVDSQDGRVLGLIGPNGSGKTTLLRLLYGALRGRGTVRIDGDDLPRLPAKEVARRLAVVVQESGTDTTLTAGEMVLLGRTPHLSSFARAGEHDLEIAADCLARVGGSHLGPRSFGSLSGGERQRVLIARALAQEATHLLLDEPTNHLDIRYQHEILSLVRALGTTSIVVLHDLNLAARYCDDLILLDQRKVAARGTVDEVLRAEILEPVYDIGIERLELRGEIHLLFRPAPPDQISGSASTLVSGAASSSGSTPGRCASQTSTSIT
- a CDS encoding pyridoxamine 5'-phosphate oxidase family protein, which translates into the protein MAADLDKHVRGIVDSVAYLVLATSDPDGRARTSPVYFSHDGYRDLYWVSASDSQHSRNIVRDSRVAGVIFDSSVPPGSGASAAYVTGMARQVPDFELEKRCQVAFRRLVGTARAFEPQELRGDASLRLYVMDVEVWEAHLPGVDPEDEAAPETRVEADPEI